Proteins encoded within one genomic window of Marinobacter halotolerans:
- a CDS encoding aspartyl/asparaginyl beta-hydroxylase domain-containing protein, producing the protein MFEHYDLTDRFPMKFDVERMRKELQELENENWLSHYDEALADGWTTIPLVSHDGSADGAESQRIGKWGEYKRTRYVEKLPYFNEILDAFDCPHGRIRIMKLMPGSIIKEHRDTYSEVSDYAFGQVRLHIPIVTNDKVKFIVNGNNYHLKEGRLYYVNFSKKHYVRNDGDEPRTHLVLDVKVNDFLESVFPELTPYQKMECAISRQLIPIFIWHPKKNYLRLMAWFWRNYNGSKLQALRHRLLPKRDLS; encoded by the coding sequence ATGTTCGAGCATTACGACTTAACCGATCGATTTCCAATGAAGTTTGATGTGGAGCGCATGCGAAAAGAGCTCCAGGAACTGGAGAACGAAAACTGGCTTTCCCACTACGATGAAGCTCTTGCCGACGGATGGACCACAATCCCCCTTGTATCTCATGACGGAAGCGCTGACGGTGCGGAATCGCAACGAATAGGTAAGTGGGGCGAATACAAGCGCACGCGTTACGTAGAAAAATTGCCCTATTTCAACGAGATTTTGGATGCGTTCGATTGCCCCCACGGCAGAATCAGGATCATGAAACTGATGCCTGGCAGCATCATCAAAGAACATAGGGACACTTACAGCGAAGTGTCCGATTACGCTTTCGGGCAAGTCCGGCTTCATATTCCGATAGTGACCAACGACAAAGTAAAATTCATTGTTAATGGAAATAACTATCACCTTAAGGAGGGGCGCCTCTACTACGTTAACTTCTCCAAGAAGCATTATGTCCGTAACGATGGAGATGAACCCAGAACCCATCTAGTACTGGATGTAAAAGTGAATGACTTCCTGGAGAGCGTATTTCCGGAACTCACTCCCTATCAAAAAATGGAATGCGCCATCTCTCGACAGCTAATCCCCATTTTTATCTGGCATCCCAAAAAGAACTACCTGCGGTTAATGGCCTGGTTTTGGAGAAATTATAACGGCTCCAAGCTTCAGGCGCTCAGGCACCGCTTGCTTCCAAAACGGGATCTCTCTTGA
- a CDS encoding GNAT family N-acetyltransferase, producing MSLFQTNAWQKAWWAEWADTPGATLVSEGGNGRSGLYVHGYRHGLPVKTQCMQYVGTSYRKFSAPRTEYNTLGHLNDLPAVLTELEQAQWTEAVFSDLKSESEEQQMMQSWARKHGWLLREIYQDVAYGIAATGAFEDYLGTLGKNTRLKLFNRRKMFESLGDVAEENFWPYRAKEFFELLNGFHEVRWGSPCFSHRSVAFHLDFLGRAAADEIHPLLMVLHIDQRPVSVLYNALFRGCVYNIQAGFDENFHRKIALGTLHLGYSIESAIRDPSVQYFDLLAGEGKNTNYKVNLATDQESLVTFMIVRNRLFELLYRTKDAITRLKRKAR from the coding sequence ATGAGTCTGTTCCAAACGAATGCGTGGCAGAAGGCCTGGTGGGCAGAATGGGCTGACACACCGGGTGCAACATTGGTTTCAGAGGGTGGTAACGGTCGCTCTGGACTATACGTGCATGGTTATCGGCATGGCCTCCCGGTGAAGACCCAGTGCATGCAATACGTTGGTACAAGTTACCGAAAGTTCTCGGCCCCGCGGACCGAATACAATACGCTGGGCCATCTGAATGACCTGCCTGCTGTTCTGACTGAGCTGGAGCAGGCTCAATGGACAGAAGCAGTATTCTCGGACTTGAAGTCTGAATCTGAAGAACAGCAAATGATGCAGAGCTGGGCTCGGAAGCATGGTTGGCTCTTGCGGGAGATATACCAGGATGTGGCCTACGGCATTGCTGCGACTGGAGCGTTTGAAGATTATTTGGGCACTCTGGGTAAAAATACCCGGTTAAAGCTCTTTAATCGCCGAAAAATGTTCGAATCCCTTGGCGATGTGGCAGAGGAAAACTTCTGGCCTTACAGGGCGAAAGAATTCTTTGAGTTACTGAACGGCTTTCACGAGGTGCGATGGGGTAGTCCTTGTTTTAGTCACCGAAGTGTTGCGTTTCATCTAGATTTTCTGGGCCGGGCCGCTGCAGACGAAATTCATCCACTTCTCATGGTTCTGCACATAGACCAACGTCCGGTATCTGTGCTCTACAATGCTTTGTTCCGTGGCTGCGTATACAATATCCAGGCTGGTTTTGATGAGAATTTTCACAGGAAAATAGCGCTTGGAACTCTTCACCTTGGCTATTCCATCGAATCGGCTATTCGGGATCCCTCGGTTCAGTATTTTGATCTCCTGGCGGGTGAGGGTAAAAATACGAACTACAAGGTGAACCTCGCGACTGACCAGGAATCATTGGTTACCTTTATGATCGTAAGAAACCGCCTGTTCGAGTTGCTTTATCGTACTAAAGACGCAATCACACGTTTGAAGAGGAAGGCGCGGTAA
- a CDS encoding glycosyltransferase: MRPELKGLKVLHLIDSGGLYGAEKMLLALAKEQIRQGFEPMILSAGEHGVNEKPLEAEAKRLNIPVMPFRMKPGLNFKQAWKILRWAREQRYQLLHSHGFKFNVLLGMFPRNISRIPIVTTLHGYVHAPRFSNLWLYQQVDQLAIRRMKGVVLVGAAMKKEFPGKLSSGHAVVIPNGLDLSALEMSSLALMDEPFKSFFASHEPVILGIGRLSKEKGFDRLISAFSEFKKDFPRSGLVIVGEGGCRQQLEELVSQLSVEEDVLMPGYCSYVPVLLRHSQALVMPSLSEGLPITLLEAMSLKVPVVASAVGEIPRVLSDGEGGTLLGNIEPDTISKAIKNIIANKTNSCRQIKISHEVVNKKYSSVAMSRNYLEFYKKVLAF, encoded by the coding sequence ATGCGTCCTGAGCTGAAAGGGCTAAAGGTGCTTCACCTGATCGACAGCGGGGGGCTATATGGCGCCGAAAAGATGCTTCTGGCCCTCGCAAAAGAACAGATTCGCCAAGGGTTTGAGCCTATGATTCTGAGTGCCGGCGAGCATGGAGTCAATGAAAAGCCCCTGGAGGCTGAAGCTAAACGGCTTAACATACCGGTGATGCCCTTCCGTATGAAGCCGGGTCTCAATTTCAAACAGGCTTGGAAAATATTGAGGTGGGCACGGGAGCAACGCTACCAACTTCTCCATTCACATGGTTTCAAATTTAATGTCCTTCTTGGGATGTTCCCAAGAAACATTAGCCGCATTCCAATAGTCACCACCCTACACGGATACGTTCATGCTCCTCGATTTTCAAATCTCTGGCTCTATCAGCAAGTCGATCAACTCGCTATCCGTCGCATGAAGGGCGTAGTACTTGTCGGAGCGGCAATGAAGAAGGAATTCCCCGGTAAACTGTCTAGTGGCCATGCCGTGGTTATCCCAAATGGGTTGGATCTTTCAGCACTTGAGATGTCATCGCTTGCTTTGATGGATGAACCATTCAAATCTTTTTTCGCAAGCCATGAACCCGTTATTCTTGGAATCGGCCGGCTTTCCAAAGAGAAAGGGTTTGATAGATTAATTTCAGCATTCTCTGAGTTCAAAAAGGACTTCCCGAGATCTGGACTAGTTATTGTTGGTGAAGGTGGATGCCGGCAACAACTTGAAGAATTAGTGAGCCAGTTAAGCGTAGAAGAAGATGTGCTTATGCCTGGTTACTGTAGCTATGTCCCAGTTCTCTTGAGACATTCGCAGGCACTAGTTATGCCTTCCCTATCGGAAGGACTGCCAATAACTCTCCTTGAAGCCATGTCGTTAAAAGTCCCAGTGGTTGCGTCTGCGGTTGGAGAAATACCAAGGGTTTTGAGTGATGGAGAGGGCGGTACTTTACTAGGCAATATTGAGCCCGATACAATTTCTAAGGCAATTAAAAATATAATAGCCAATAAAACAAATTCTTGCAGACAAATAAAAATATCACATGAGGTGGTAAATAAAAAATATTCATCCGTTGCTATGTCCCGCAATTATTTGGAATTTTATAAAAAAGTTCTTGCTTTTTAA
- a CDS encoding O-antigen ligase family protein → MTMPPANNYRGAAIKSGNSALNHHAKESRFLVICTCVFVFAWYLQLGHRVSILGAIRFEFLLGTFLIVCAVIRLLNERLSPTPLKKPICFFFGVLAFYTIFSYDHSQSWTVFYERVVKFSMLALFFAAFIRTPWALKMAVGAFLLAMLKLGQEGFVGWLSGSMVWMNQGIPRLHGSTGLYAHPNSFSGMAVGCLPFIYYLFPVANKLQKLALAGLLVGCTIIIVFTGSRTGYVATGLLIAYFWWEKKGTGKLKLLAILMVAAPIAISFLPPEYITRFESIFTLQEEQGASAEKRIQILKDAVAVFVSHPWGIGVSAFPSVRAEMFGRMQDTHNLYLELLTNLSIIGVIAFGYFLMVIIRTNRTIQTHVTTSPDFEDGSSQFVRACSKAVVAFIFARLFLGLFGMDTYEIYWWFAAGITISLWRITEENRKSSYTVLSGKKTEPGRELSPHTSTQ, encoded by the coding sequence ATGACTATGCCACCTGCCAACAATTATCGTGGCGCTGCCATAAAAAGTGGTAACAGCGCTCTCAATCATCACGCAAAGGAAAGCAGATTCCTAGTAATCTGTACCTGCGTTTTCGTTTTCGCGTGGTACCTCCAGCTCGGTCATCGGGTCAGCATACTCGGGGCAATCCGTTTCGAATTCTTGCTCGGCACTTTCCTGATTGTCTGCGCGGTAATCCGTCTACTGAACGAACGGCTTTCACCAACACCGCTGAAAAAGCCAATCTGCTTCTTTTTTGGTGTTCTGGCTTTCTACACAATTTTTTCTTATGACCACTCACAGTCCTGGACGGTTTTCTACGAGCGGGTCGTCAAATTCTCGATGCTCGCACTCTTCTTTGCCGCCTTCATTCGAACGCCCTGGGCTCTGAAAATGGCTGTCGGTGCCTTTCTTCTCGCTATGCTGAAACTTGGGCAGGAGGGATTCGTTGGATGGCTATCCGGTTCAATGGTGTGGATGAATCAGGGTATACCGCGGTTGCATGGGTCAACAGGGCTATATGCTCACCCAAATTCCTTCAGTGGCATGGCCGTAGGGTGCCTGCCATTTATTTATTATCTCTTTCCCGTCGCCAACAAACTGCAGAAACTGGCTCTTGCCGGGCTTCTTGTGGGCTGCACCATCATAATTGTGTTCACAGGATCTCGGACAGGCTATGTGGCCACTGGGCTGCTTATCGCCTATTTCTGGTGGGAAAAGAAAGGAACTGGAAAACTGAAGCTTCTTGCGATTCTAATGGTTGCTGCACCAATTGCAATTTCCTTTCTTCCACCCGAATACATCACCCGATTTGAGTCAATCTTTACCCTTCAGGAAGAACAGGGCGCATCTGCCGAGAAACGCATCCAAATACTTAAAGATGCGGTTGCTGTTTTTGTTAGCCATCCATGGGGCATAGGTGTGTCGGCATTTCCAAGCGTTCGCGCCGAAATGTTTGGTCGAATGCAAGATACTCACAATCTGTACCTAGAGCTTCTAACTAACCTAAGCATCATAGGAGTTATCGCGTTTGGCTATTTTTTAATGGTTATTATTCGTACCAATCGGACTATCCAAACGCATGTCACCACGTCACCCGATTTTGAGGACGGAAGTAGTCAATTTGTCCGCGCATGCTCCAAAGCTGTTGTCGCATTCATATTTGCAAGGCTTTTCCTCGGACTATTCGGAATGGACACCTACGAGATCTATTGGTGGTTCGCTGCAGGTATCACAATATCTCTTTGGCGAATTACAGAAGAGAACAGAAAATCTTCTTACACCGTGCTTTCAGGCAAAAAAACAGAACCCGGCAGAGAGTTATCGCCACATACATCGACCCAGTAG
- a CDS encoding lipopolysaccharide biosynthesis protein, with protein sequence MSLAKKLFHGSVAQTLMTLVNIGVGFFMLPFMIGQLGESLYGVWILVGGFTASLYLFDFGFATAVTRFMARFISKGDDASANRVINSALVIYTGLSLLVLTVTLGIVWISPIWVEDPSNVEMVQLLIFLAGLSLAIAFPFKAFAGIATAYVRYDLMAWTRIAIKIIATACTIAALLSGYKLVAVALVQFGGSLLSDLATLFIARYLFKPLKLKYSFIDKSTIRSLAGYSGWAFLIDFTNLLKGKADIFMIAAFIGTGPLTVYYVAARLAEYSFQFLSKATGMSTPVFAAYEARGDHEGLRSKAILFVRINLLLGAYAAYTLLLLGEPLIRIWMGGEFQFQQAYYILSIMMIGRIVGFTFLPLNNVLLAISKPRIMAYLTMIEAAISLPLVYLSLAVLELGIIGAAAALALPGLFTRTIVLPLIIQKQIELSILRLYSNILKPLLLLFLATVLAQNVVLNFIIIDSLLTLIASGIAISIIYWALLLLSLSREEWGYIRKMLPDTITRRIPKMRGSP encoded by the coding sequence ATGTCACTAGCAAAAAAGCTTTTCCATGGTTCTGTGGCCCAGACGTTAATGACGCTTGTAAACATTGGCGTCGGTTTTTTCATGCTGCCATTCATGATCGGGCAACTTGGTGAATCTTTATACGGGGTCTGGATCTTGGTCGGCGGCTTTACCGCCAGTCTTTACCTTTTTGATTTCGGCTTTGCAACAGCCGTCACGCGCTTTATGGCAAGGTTTATTAGTAAAGGTGATGACGCATCAGCAAACCGAGTCATTAACTCTGCGCTGGTAATCTACACAGGCCTGTCTCTACTTGTCCTTACCGTAACCTTGGGTATTGTCTGGATTTCGCCTATTTGGGTGGAAGATCCCTCCAATGTGGAAATGGTTCAGTTATTGATATTTTTGGCTGGACTAAGTCTGGCAATTGCTTTTCCATTCAAAGCCTTTGCAGGTATCGCAACGGCGTATGTGCGCTACGACCTGATGGCATGGACACGGATTGCAATAAAGATTATTGCAACAGCCTGCACCATCGCAGCCCTACTTAGTGGTTATAAACTCGTGGCGGTTGCCCTTGTCCAGTTTGGGGGCTCGCTACTCAGTGACCTTGCAACTCTCTTTATCGCGCGGTACTTATTCAAACCACTAAAGCTAAAATACAGTTTTATCGATAAGTCGACTATCCGCTCCCTTGCCGGTTACAGCGGCTGGGCTTTTTTAATAGACTTCACGAACCTTCTAAAAGGAAAAGCAGACATATTTATGATAGCGGCCTTTATTGGCACGGGGCCATTGACGGTCTACTATGTGGCTGCTCGTCTGGCTGAGTACAGTTTTCAATTTTTATCAAAAGCGACAGGAATGTCTACTCCGGTGTTCGCCGCCTATGAAGCCCGCGGGGATCACGAAGGCCTTCGAAGTAAGGCCATCCTTTTTGTTCGCATCAATCTGCTTTTAGGTGCATATGCAGCTTATACCCTTTTGCTGCTCGGGGAGCCGCTAATTCGGATCTGGATGGGGGGCGAATTCCAATTTCAGCAGGCTTATTACATCCTCTCTATTATGATGATTGGCCGCATCGTAGGTTTTACTTTTTTACCCCTCAACAACGTACTTTTGGCCATATCCAAACCCCGCATTATGGCTTATTTGACAATGATCGAGGCGGCTATATCACTGCCACTTGTTTATTTGTCGCTTGCTGTTCTTGAGCTCGGTATCATTGGTGCAGCTGCAGCGCTTGCGTTACCTGGCTTATTTACTCGAACCATTGTACTTCCCTTAATCATTCAAAAGCAGATTGAACTATCAATACTCCGCCTATACAGCAACATACTGAAGCCCCTTCTTTTGCTTTTCCTCGCGACTGTGCTTGCTCAAAATGTCGTCTTAAACTTTATTATTATCGACAGCCTTTTGACCCTAATAGCGAGCGGTATAGCCATCAGCATAATTTACTGGGCACTGCTCCTGCTGAGTCTCAGCCGTGAGGAATGGGGGTATATAAGAAAAATGCTGCCCGACACAATAACTCGACGGATCCCAAAAATGAGGGGCTCTCCGTAA
- a CDS encoding glycosyltransferase: MRKGGVFISWETHTRSRTISKKLNVRLFEIVVPGNLFKRYLVSTFKTCFIIRRSDPSVIIIQNPSIVLALITLLFFSRNRKIVMDAHNSAVYPMEGRNKFLNGFAQFLLRQSDLVIVTNHALYDTLFTLGAKPFVLSDPIPTPPIGNRKIIDINPEIPEVVFICTWAPDEPYLEFLGAAKLLENESISIKVTGRPPEIIKNKSMPSNLKLMGFVSDRDYWELLTNAAVVVDLTTRENCLVCGAYEAAAVGAPCVVSNTLATRETFTSGYVCVENKANDIAEGILFALVNQRELRNAVADFKASYTSIIRQKVDELSGELGI, from the coding sequence ATGAGAAAGGGTGGAGTATTTATAAGTTGGGAAACGCATACTCGTAGTAGAACTATTTCAAAAAAACTTAATGTTAGATTATTTGAAATAGTTGTTCCTGGAAACCTCTTCAAGCGATATTTGGTTTCTACTTTTAAGACTTGTTTTATCATTCGACGTTCTGATCCATCAGTGATAATAATACAAAATCCGTCAATTGTTCTGGCACTAATCACGTTGCTCTTCTTCTCTCGAAACCGAAAGATAGTTATGGATGCACATAATTCTGCCGTTTATCCGATGGAAGGCCGAAATAAATTTCTTAATGGGTTTGCACAATTTCTTCTGCGTCAGAGTGATCTCGTTATAGTGACTAACCACGCTTTATACGATACGCTTTTCACTCTTGGGGCTAAACCATTTGTACTATCAGATCCGATACCAACACCGCCTATTGGAAATAGAAAAATCATTGATATAAACCCCGAGATACCCGAGGTTGTTTTTATATGCACTTGGGCGCCAGATGAGCCCTACTTGGAGTTTTTAGGAGCGGCTAAGTTACTGGAAAATGAGTCGATATCGATAAAAGTCACGGGCAGACCGCCAGAAATCATCAAAAATAAATCGATGCCAAGCAATCTAAAGCTAATGGGATTTGTATCTGATCGTGACTACTGGGAACTTTTAACCAATGCTGCAGTCGTAGTCGACCTTACCACTCGTGAAAATTGCCTGGTCTGTGGGGCTTATGAGGCCGCAGCTGTTGGCGCGCCTTGTGTAGTCAGCAATACTCTTGCTACCAGGGAAACGTTCACGAGTGGATACGTATGTGTTGAGAACAAAGCCAATGACATCGCTGAAGGGATCCTGTTCGCTTTGGTGAATCAAAGAGAACTTAGAAATGCTGTCGCCGATTTTAAGGCGAGCTATACGTCCATTATCCGTCAAAAAGTTGACGAATTGAGTGGCGAACTTGGAATCTAG
- a CDS encoding polysaccharide deacetylase family protein → MTLNDLIYRFARPLGGLQVAKYLARRHPRILMYHRISQNPADGAICVDNFRQQMQTIKRELNPISLDELISAHQQDAVPDNAVVITFDDGYADFYEHAFPVLKKEGLPSTLFVTTGFVNGQLWLWPDRLRYCVDQTTCDHISVPEINKTISISGSRHEAWNTLADHCLELPDQEKNNFIQRVADQLQVALPASAPGRYQGLNWDQVREVSRAGIEIGSHSVSHPILTSLDPTELENELVMSRETIEREIGQRVKAFCYPNGQPIDFNERVKSAVRAAGYEYALAAFPGRETLKDPWAIHRYPGSISTSMFEKTVYGFSYLRLQYHAS, encoded by the coding sequence ATGACGCTAAATGATCTGATCTATCGCTTTGCTAGACCCCTTGGCGGGCTTCAGGTGGCGAAATATCTTGCCCGCCGGCACCCGCGTATTCTGATGTACCACCGAATCTCACAGAACCCTGCAGATGGCGCAATTTGTGTTGATAATTTTCGCCAGCAAATGCAGACGATAAAGCGCGAACTCAACCCTATAAGCCTGGATGAGTTGATATCTGCTCATCAGCAGGATGCTGTGCCGGATAACGCGGTGGTCATCACTTTTGACGATGGTTACGCTGATTTCTACGAACATGCCTTCCCGGTGCTGAAAAAAGAAGGCCTGCCCTCTACATTGTTTGTGACCACAGGCTTTGTAAATGGACAGCTTTGGCTTTGGCCTGATCGTCTTCGTTACTGTGTTGACCAGACGACTTGTGACCACATCAGTGTCCCCGAGATCAATAAGACGATATCGATTTCAGGGAGTCGACATGAAGCCTGGAATACCCTGGCAGATCATTGTCTGGAACTGCCTGATCAGGAAAAGAACAATTTCATACAGAGAGTTGCGGACCAACTCCAGGTGGCATTGCCGGCCTCTGCTCCTGGCCGATATCAGGGGCTGAATTGGGACCAGGTGAGGGAAGTCAGTCGCGCGGGTATCGAAATTGGCAGCCACTCTGTCAGCCATCCGATTCTGACAAGCCTTGATCCGACAGAACTGGAAAATGAACTGGTTATGTCCCGCGAGACCATAGAGCGAGAGATCGGCCAGCGTGTGAAGGCTTTCTGCTATCCGAACGGCCAGCCGATAGACTTTAATGAACGGGTAAAGTCTGCGGTCCGTGCGGCTGGTTACGAATACGCCCTGGCTGCTTTTCCAGGCCGTGAAACCTTGAAAGACCCTTGGGCTATTCACCGGTATCCAGGCAGTATTTCTACCTCGATGTTCGAGAAAACCGTTTATGGCTTTAGTTACCTCAGGCTTCAGTACCATGCGTCCTGA
- a CDS encoding glycosyltransferase family 2 protein — protein sequence MSEAEWMSGDLNPELSIVIPCFNAGEYLPSTLESLKPLMIAGVEIILVDDGSTDNTREVVEPFLGENVRYYTQRNSGGPASPRNVGIQRARGSFIGLFDSDDISISGHFIHAIKLMKDHPTVGMICGNFDISDETLKIERPRVLDEYSALQNVLVQKVETGAWLLRGDTAFSVLLQKNFVGTSSVIIRKKAFERVGYFDQSLKNLDDRDMWLRVARHYDVIYRDEPTYIYRSVATSISKQGIERQGLERTSVGKKLISEGLSPIHRKLARQWIGRNYLEVGYCRFKLEQKSAARDVFLKSFIYAPSWSAFKGIVKSLLPRSAYLSIKRLKP from the coding sequence ATGTCTGAGGCAGAGTGGATGAGCGGTGATCTGAATCCTGAACTGAGTATCGTTATTCCGTGCTTTAACGCCGGAGAGTACCTGCCCTCAACGCTGGAGTCTCTCAAACCGCTAATGATAGCAGGTGTTGAAATCATTCTTGTGGATGATGGATCCACAGACAACACTCGAGAAGTCGTAGAGCCTTTCCTTGGGGAGAATGTTCGGTACTATACTCAGAGAAATAGTGGTGGCCCCGCCTCACCCCGCAATGTAGGAATTCAAAGAGCTAGGGGCAGTTTTATTGGTCTCTTCGATTCTGATGATATCTCAATTAGCGGTCATTTCATTCACGCTATCAAGCTAATGAAGGATCACCCAACCGTGGGCATGATCTGCGGAAACTTCGATATTTCAGACGAGACGCTTAAGATCGAGCGACCTCGTGTGCTTGACGAATACAGTGCATTGCAGAATGTTCTCGTTCAGAAAGTGGAAACTGGCGCATGGCTCTTGAGAGGAGATACGGCATTTAGTGTTCTTTTACAGAAAAATTTTGTTGGGACCTCCAGTGTAATAATCCGAAAGAAGGCATTTGAACGGGTCGGCTATTTTGACCAGTCGCTTAAAAACCTTGATGATCGGGATATGTGGCTTCGCGTGGCAAGACACTACGACGTGATTTACAGGGATGAACCCACCTATATTTATCGCAGCGTCGCTACAAGTATTTCCAAACAAGGTATAGAAAGGCAAGGGTTGGAGAGGACGAGCGTGGGTAAAAAATTAATTTCTGAGGGCCTGTCGCCCATCCATCGCAAATTGGCTAGACAGTGGATTGGCCGGAATTATCTTGAGGTTGGCTACTGCCGTTTTAAGCTCGAACAGAAGTCCGCTGCTCGAGACGTTTTTCTCAAGAGCTTTATTTATGCGCCCTCTTGGTCAGCATTCAAAGGCATTGTAAAAAGCCTTCTGCCGCGCAGCGCCTACCTTTCAATAAAAAGACTTAAGCCCTGA
- a CDS encoding glycosyltransferase family 2 protein has protein sequence MSVNISVVIPCFNASAYIAQTISSVFSQDRDDVEVIVIDDKSTDDTRGIVEQLAREYPGPVRVVCGAGKGPAAARNVGISEAGGAYVAFLDADDLWLPHKLEKQFRRLEEAGEEGLVYTDRSWVDGNGEMLSESPLQETFPEGYVFTDMIAGNYLVTSSVLVPKEALVRVGGFSEAKEFTNCQDYHLWLRLAEIIPFYAVKEPLIKYRVHDNNRHKNVRPRYVGLVACLEYAKGSSFWKTHSRKPFEALLKQRLGAFHGSYARTFFRQGDFRWAWHAALSGLRCGMLDWRLLIIAGVGWLPENILRRLAALK, from the coding sequence ATGTCAGTAAATATCAGTGTTGTCATTCCTTGCTTCAATGCTTCTGCTTATATTGCCCAGACCATCAGTTCAGTGTTTTCTCAGGATCGGGATGACGTTGAAGTTATCGTGATTGATGATAAGTCGACCGATGACACCCGGGGTATTGTTGAGCAGTTGGCTCGTGAATATCCCGGCCCAGTCCGGGTCGTTTGCGGCGCGGGTAAGGGGCCGGCAGCTGCGCGAAACGTTGGCATTTCAGAGGCTGGAGGGGCCTATGTCGCTTTCCTTGATGCTGACGATCTTTGGCTGCCTCATAAACTTGAAAAACAGTTCAGGAGGCTGGAAGAAGCTGGTGAGGAAGGGTTGGTTTACACCGACCGCTCTTGGGTGGATGGAAATGGTGAAATGCTTTCTGAATCGCCTTTGCAGGAAACCTTCCCTGAAGGATACGTATTCACCGACATGATTGCAGGGAATTACCTGGTAACCTCGTCAGTGTTAGTGCCAAAAGAAGCGCTAGTCAGGGTAGGCGGTTTCAGCGAGGCCAAAGAGTTTACGAATTGTCAGGATTACCATCTTTGGTTGCGACTGGCTGAAATAATTCCCTTCTATGCTGTAAAAGAACCACTCATAAAATATCGGGTCCACGATAACAACCGACATAAAAATGTTCGGCCGCGTTACGTTGGGCTGGTGGCCTGCCTTGAATACGCTAAAGGAAGTTCTTTTTGGAAAACTCATTCCCGCAAGCCTTTTGAGGCTCTCTTGAAGCAACGTTTGGGAGCTTTTCACGGTAGCTATGCCAGGACTTTCTTTAGGCAGGGCGATTTCCGTTGGGCCTGGCACGCTGCACTGTCAGGGCTTCGTTGCGGGATGCTTGATTGGCGGCTGCTGATCATCGCCGGTGTTGGGTGGTTGCCGGAAAATATTCTTCGTCGTCTTGCGGCTCTCAAATAA
- a CDS encoding glycosyltransferase family 2 protein, with product MQQPLVSVVIATYNMAQYLPDAVDSVLAQKDWDNLEVVIVDDGSADDTEDRMTRFSEDSRVRYIRTENRGQPKAKNRGIYEARGEFIAFCDADDIWQPDKLAMQMPVFQDEDVGVVYSEVAYINHKGSSIPKEPSTDRESGWVTSHLVIRNFVPFGTAVMRRSCIERQGTFDEDLPMGIDWDLWLRFSVAWKFVYVPEVTYLYRIWPGQMSKNYRGRYDNAFKILNKFLKSNPGAVPSAIVSRAWADMYVGRAMCIAQAERSIIEPMRDLIRGLRFDVTYYPAWKSLAKLFLRRV from the coding sequence ATGCAACAACCGCTCGTCAGCGTGGTGATCGCCACCTATAACATGGCCCAGTACCTGCCGGATGCTGTGGATTCGGTACTGGCCCAAAAGGACTGGGACAACCTTGAGGTAGTGATCGTTGATGACGGCTCTGCGGATGATACCGAAGACCGAATGACTCGCTTTAGCGAGGATAGTCGTGTTCGGTATATTCGCACCGAGAATCGTGGGCAGCCCAAGGCCAAGAACCGTGGCATCTATGAGGCGCGAGGTGAGTTCATTGCCTTTTGTGACGCTGATGATATCTGGCAGCCTGATAAGCTCGCGATGCAGATGCCCGTGTTTCAGGATGAGGACGTAGGTGTTGTTTACAGCGAAGTTGCGTACATCAACCACAAGGGAAGCAGCATACCCAAGGAGCCAAGTACTGATCGGGAAAGTGGTTGGGTGACCTCTCATCTTGTTATCAGAAATTTTGTTCCTTTTGGCACCGCCGTGATGCGCCGAAGCTGTATTGAACGCCAGGGAACGTTCGACGAGGACCTTCCCATGGGCATTGACTGGGACCTGTGGCTCCGGTTCTCGGTGGCCTGGAAGTTTGTGTACGTTCCTGAGGTCACATATCTGTACAGGATCTGGCCAGGCCAAATGTCAAAGAATTATAGGGGCCGCTACGACAATGCCTTCAAGATCCTGAATAAATTTCTGAAATCGAATCCAGGGGCGGTACCCTCTGCAATCGTCTCTCGTGCGTGGGCTGATATGTATGTTGGGCGGGCAATGTGTATAGCCCAGGCTGAGAGGAGCATTATTGAACCAATGCGAGACCTCATCCGCGGGCTTCGCTTTGATGTTACTTACTATCCGGCCTGGAAATCCCTGGCCAAGCTCTTTCTGCGCCGTGTGTAG